Below is a window of Sulfurimonas sp. DNA.
TTTAAACAGTTTTGACATAAGCGGTTACGGTTTAAGTGCGCAAAGAGTTCGTGTAAATACAATATCAAGCAATATAGCAAATGCGCAAACTACTCGTACAGATGAGGGTGGACCTTATAGACGCAAAGAGGTAGTTTTCAAAGCTGTTAACTTTAACGATCACTACAACAAAGCTATCGGAGAGGATACAAACAGTGCAAAATACCAAGATCCTCTGAATGAAGGTGAATTTGGAAAAAAGGTAAATCCTGCTATAATGAGTGTAGTAGTTGATAAGATCTCACGTGATGATCGTGAACCTAAAATGAAATTTGAGCCAGAACACCCTGATGCGGATGCAAATGGATATGTAGCTTATCCAAATATTAATCCTGTTGTGGAAATGGCCGATTTAGTAGAAGCTACAAGAAGTTATCAAGCAAATGTATCTGCTTTTCAATCAGCAAAAGATATGGCAACTGCTTCGATATCTCTTTTACAATAAGGGGTAAGTAATGAGTAATATTACAAATGGTGTTGATGGACTATTTAGCTCATCTACTGCCGATCTATTAAAACAGAAACAAAAACTTGATGGCGCAAACAGTGGTGAAGCATTTGCCGAACACTTAAAAGGTGCTATCAATGAGATGAACGATCTTCAGGTTAAAAAAGAAGAGGCTGTTGCTGATTTGGCAACGGGTGAA
It encodes the following:
- the flgC gene encoding flagellar basal body rod protein FlgC, translating into MSNFLNSFDISGYGLSAQRVRVNTISSNIANAQTTRTDEGGPYRRKEVVFKAVNFNDHYNKAIGEDTNSAKYQDPLNEGEFGKKVNPAIMSVVVDKISRDDREPKMKFEPEHPDADANGYVAYPNINPVVEMADLVEATRSYQANVSAFQSAKDMATASISLLQ
- the fliE gene encoding flagellar hook-basal body complex protein FliE, yielding MSNITNGVDGLFSSSTADLLKQKQKLDGANSGEAFAEHLKGAINEMNDLQVKKEEAVADLATGEVKDLHQAALAIGKAETNMKLMLEIRNKALSAYKELGRTQL